Within the Thermosynechococcus sichuanensis E542 genome, the region AAAACGGTTCGCCGTCACCATTGAGTAGGTCTCTTCTGCTTGGGTCGGCGTAAAGGCGCGGAAGGTGCTCGCTGAGTCTCCATCTTGGAAGAGGGTGTTCTCCACTGTGGCACCATGGATGGCACACAAGAGGGCACCACCAAGCACACCGGCTACCCCCATCATGTGGAAGGGGTTCAAGGTCCAGTTGTGGAACCCTTGGAAGAACAGCAGGAAGCGGAAGATGGCGGCCACGCCAAAGCTGGGGGCAAAGAACCAACTGGATTGCCCCAAGGGGTAGATGAGGAAGACGCTGACAAAGACGGCAATGGGGGCGCTGAAGGCAATGGCGTTGTAGGGACGGACACCCACCAAGCGCGCAATTTCAAACTGCCGCAGCATGAAGCCAATGAGGCCAAAGGCGCCGTGGAGGGCAATAAAGGTCCACAGACCCCCCAGTTGGCACCAGCGGGTGAAGTCCCCTTGGGCTTCAGGTCCCCAAAGGAGGAGGAGGGAGTGCCCCATGCTGTTGGCGGGGGTGGACACGGCAACGGTGAGGAAGTTGCAACCTTCGAGGTAGCTGGAGGCAAGGCCGTGGGTGTACCAAGAGGTCACAAAGGTGGTACCGGTCAGCCAGCCGCCGAGGGCAAGGTAGGCGCAGGGAAAGAGCAG harbors:
- the psbD gene encoding photosystem II D2 protein (photosystem q(a) protein); amino-acid sequence: MTIAIGRAPAERGWFDILDDWLKRDRFVFVGWSGILLFPCAYLALGGWLTGTTFVTSWYTHGLASSYLEGCNFLTVAVSTPANSMGHSLLLLWGPEAQGDFTRWCQLGGLWTFIALHGAFGLIGFMLRQFEIARLVGVRPYNAIAFSAPIAVFVSVFLIYPLGQSSWFFAPSFGVAAIFRFLLFFQGFHNWTLNPFHMMGVAGVLGGALLCAIHGATVENTLFQDGDSASTFRAFTPTQAEETYSMVTANRFWSQIFGIAFSNKRWLHFFMLFVPVTGLWMSAIGVVGLALNLRSYDFISQEIRAAEDPEFETFYTKNLLLNEGIRAWMAPQDQPHENFVFPEEVLPRGNAL